A single uncultured Methanolobus sp. DNA region contains:
- the uvrB gene encoding excinuclease ABC subunit UvrB, with translation MRPFKLVSEYSPKGDQPGAIAQLTEGMLAGKKHQTLLGVTGSGKTFTVANVIQNVQKPTLVIAHNKTLAAQLFSEFREFFPDNAVEYFVSYYDYYQPEAYLPTTDTYIEKDASINEEIDRLRLSATKSLLERKDVIVVSSVSCIYNLGSPDEWRAMSVMLTPGMEIDRPAFLESLINIQYERNDIAFTQGTFRLRGDTIEIFPAQEKEGIRIELFGDEIDRIAYFDTVTGKVLEEVLPGETIGIYPAKHFVMPEEYIDKALGTIEAELHDRLAVLRSENRLLEAQRLEQRTKFDMEMIRELGYCSGIENYSRHFDGRRPGEPPSSLLNFFHDDYLLVIDESHVTIPQIRGMHNGDRARKQSLVEYGFRLPSALDNRPLRYDEFERQLNDVIYVSATPAEYEVEKSKAVVEQIIRPTGLVDPEITVRPVENQVDDLIGEIRKVTAKGFRTLVTTLTKRMSEDLTEYLLELGIRVRYMHSDIDTLERAEIVRDLRKGEFDVLIGINLLREGLDIPEVAFVAILDADKEGFLRSERSLIQTIGRASRNSEGRVILYADNITGSMERAINETERRRKLQMEFNEKHGITPTTIRKALQKELVEGEKYKSASGVLAIAEDASAREVRDIIIDLEADMHLAAKNLEFERAAELRDRIKELREEYSL, from the coding sequence ATGCGTCCTTTCAAACTAGTTTCTGAATACAGTCCGAAGGGTGATCAGCCCGGGGCAATTGCCCAGCTAACTGAAGGTATGCTGGCAGGAAAGAAACACCAGACTTTGCTCGGTGTGACCGGTTCAGGAAAGACCTTCACGGTAGCCAATGTCATACAGAACGTGCAGAAGCCAACTCTTGTTATCGCTCACAACAAAACACTTGCTGCACAGCTTTTTTCTGAGTTCAGGGAGTTCTTCCCGGATAACGCTGTGGAGTATTTTGTCAGTTATTATGATTACTACCAGCCCGAAGCTTACCTGCCTACGACTGATACTTATATCGAAAAGGATGCGTCAATCAACGAAGAGATTGACAGGCTGAGACTTTCAGCAACCAAGTCTTTACTGGAACGCAAAGATGTTATCGTGGTTTCCAGTGTTTCCTGTATCTACAACCTTGGTTCTCCAGATGAATGGCGAGCTATGTCTGTGATGCTGACTCCCGGAATGGAGATTGACAGGCCGGCTTTCCTGGAATCACTTATCAACATACAATATGAAAGGAACGATATTGCTTTCACTCAGGGTACTTTCCGCTTGCGTGGTGATACGATTGAAATATTCCCGGCGCAGGAGAAGGAAGGTATAAGGATAGAACTCTTTGGTGATGAAATTGACCGGATAGCTTATTTTGACACAGTTACTGGAAAGGTGCTTGAGGAAGTGCTTCCTGGTGAGACTATTGGTATTTATCCAGCCAAACACTTCGTTATGCCGGAAGAGTATATTGACAAGGCCCTGGGTACAATTGAAGCTGAACTTCATGATCGATTGGCTGTGCTGAGGTCTGAGAACCGTTTACTTGAAGCTCAAAGGCTGGAACAGAGGACCAAGTTTGACATGGAGATGATCCGTGAGCTTGGCTACTGCAGTGGTATTGAGAATTACTCCCGGCACTTTGACGGCCGCCGTCCCGGCGAGCCTCCATCTTCCCTGCTTAATTTCTTCCATGATGATTATCTTCTGGTCATTGACGAGTCACATGTGACCATCCCGCAGATACGTGGAATGCACAACGGTGACAGGGCAAGGAAGCAGTCATTGGTAGAGTATGGTTTCAGATTGCCTTCGGCTCTTGATAACAGGCCGCTGCGTTATGATGAGTTTGAAAGACAGCTTAATGATGTAATCTATGTTTCCGCCACACCTGCGGAGTATGAGGTTGAGAAAAGCAAGGCTGTGGTGGAGCAGATCATCCGTCCTACTGGTCTTGTTGATCCTGAAATTACTGTCAGACCGGTTGAGAATCAGGTGGATGACCTAATTGGTGAGATTCGCAAGGTTACTGCGAAGGGATTCAGGACTCTTGTGACAACCCTGACCAAGAGAATGTCCGAGGATCTGACGGAGTATCTTCTGGAGCTGGGCATCAGGGTGCGCTACATGCACTCGGATATTGATACTCTTGAGCGCGCGGAGATCGTCAGGGATCTGAGAAAAGGCGAGTTCGATGTGCTTATCGGAATTAACCTGCTGCGAGAGGGTCTTGATATTCCGGAGGTTGCTTTTGTTGCGATACTGGATGCGGATAAGGAGGGTTTCCTGCGCTCTGAGCGCTCGCTTATCCAGACTATCGGACGTGCTTCGAGAAACTCTGAAGGGCGTGTCATTCTCTATGCTGACAACATAACCGGTTCCATGGAGCGTGCTATCAACGAGACCGAGAGACGCCGCAAACTTCAGATGGAGTTTAACGAGAAGCATGGTATCACTCCAACCACAATTCGCAAGGCTTTGCAGAAGGAGCTTGTTGAGGGTGAGAAATACAAATCTGCTTCAGGTGTTCTGGCAATTGCCGAGGACGCATCGGCACGTGAGGTTCGGGATATTATCATCGACCTTGAGGCTGATATGCACCTTGCTGCCAAGAACCTAGAATTTGAGAGAGCGGCAGAACTTCGAGACAGGATAAAGGAACTCAGGGAAGAGTATTCTTTGTGA
- a CDS encoding DUF131 domain-containing protein, with translation MFGTYLVISGFLMILVGFALIIFSGVSNSQNDEIMDEYSLNHNSSHNGSSNSGDSFNPGSDKTEVRGGGLIMLGPIPIIIGSDNRSAQTLMILAIVLMVLYFLIFSR, from the coding sequence ATGTTTGGAACTTATCTGGTTATCAGTGGTTTTCTTATGATACTGGTTGGTTTTGCGTTGATCATCTTTTCAGGTGTCTCTAACTCTCAGAATGATGAAATAATGGATGAATACTCTTTAAATCATAATTCATCTCATAATGGCTCTTCAAATAGTGGTGATAGTTTCAATCCCGGGTCTGATAAAACAGAGGTAAGGGGAGGCGGTCTTATCATGTTAGGGCCAATTCCTATCATAATCGGTTCAGACAATAGGAGTGCTCAGACACTGATGATACTGGCTATCGTGCTGATGGTGTTGTATTTCCTGATATTCTCTCGATAA
- a CDS encoding DUF131 domain-containing protein translates to MRSPQDLFITGITVVIMGFIFVIAGMLVSMSETGGDFGGLILIGPIPIAFGSSPEITSTMLWAGVLIAVIYLVSRRKL, encoded by the coding sequence ATGCGTTCACCACAGGATCTTTTCATCACAGGCATCACTGTTGTGATAATGGGTTTTATTTTTGTCATTGCCGGAATGCTGGTCTCCATGTCCGAAACCGGAGGTGACTTTGGTGGCTTGATACTCATTGGTCCGATTCCCATTGCATTCGGCTCTTCTCCTGAAATCACTTCCACTATGTTGTGGGCAGGTGTTCTTATAGCAGTGATTTATCTGGTTTCAAGGAGGAAGCTCTGA
- a CDS encoding proteasome-activating nucleotidase, with protein sequence MSNSSAESPIDNISSKVRTQIESNTLDEKDVESLLHEIELLKVNNESMRAKLLEASMLANSYLEETSKLKRQIEQLTTPPLFIATVMEVDNGVALIRQHGNNQEVVTKIPTNINVEAGMRVCVNAAFSIISIISRAADVRAQVMELINSPGIDYDMIGGLDDVLKEVVESVELPLVEPELFEKIGIEPPTGVLMYGAPGTGKTLIAKAVASRANATFIRMSGSDLVQKFVGEGARLVKDVFQMARDKSPSILFIDEIDAVGGMRTHDGTTGSAEVNRTMLQLLAEMDGFDATRNVKVIAATNRIDLLDPALLRPGRFDRVIEVPLPDEKGRFEIFKIHTRKMNMAEDVDFEKLAKMTNDLSGADIKVITKEAGMFVLRRRGDSITMQDLLDAYEKVVSEEEEQSSPYSMFA encoded by the coding sequence ATGTCAAATAGTAGTGCTGAATCACCAATTGACAATATTAGTTCAAAGGTCAGGACTCAGATAGAGTCTAATACTCTTGACGAAAAAGATGTGGAGTCCCTACTCCATGAAATAGAATTACTTAAGGTCAATAACGAAAGCATGCGAGCAAAGTTGCTTGAAGCAAGCATGCTGGCAAACAGTTACCTTGAAGAAACAAGTAAGCTCAAAAGACAGATCGAGCAGCTTACCACTCCTCCGCTTTTCATCGCCACGGTAATGGAAGTCGACAACGGCGTGGCACTTATCAGACAACACGGAAACAATCAGGAAGTTGTGACAAAGATACCCACTAACATCAATGTTGAGGCAGGTATGAGAGTCTGCGTGAATGCAGCATTCTCTATTATATCTATAATCTCCAGAGCTGCGGACGTGCGTGCCCAGGTCATGGAACTCATCAACTCCCCGGGAATCGACTATGATATGATAGGCGGCCTGGATGATGTTCTGAAAGAAGTTGTTGAATCTGTGGAACTTCCACTTGTTGAACCGGAACTCTTCGAGAAGATAGGTATTGAGCCTCCAACCGGTGTGCTGATGTACGGTGCGCCCGGAACAGGTAAGACCCTTATCGCAAAAGCTGTTGCTTCAAGGGCAAATGCTACATTCATCAGGATGTCAGGTTCTGATCTTGTGCAGAAGTTTGTCGGAGAGGGCGCACGCCTTGTGAAGGATGTGTTCCAGATGGCTCGCGACAAGTCCCCATCCATCCTTTTCATTGATGAGATAGATGCAGTGGGCGGCATGCGTACCCATGACGGTACCACAGGTTCTGCGGAAGTGAACCGCACCATGCTTCAGCTTCTTGCTGAGATGGATGGTTTCGATGCAACAAGGAACGTTAAGGTCATTGCTGCAACAAACAGGATAGATCTTCTTGACCCTGCACTGCTTCGTCCTGGAAGATTTGACCGTGTTATCGAGGTTCCACTCCCTGATGAGAAAGGACGCTTTGAGATATTCAAGATACACACCCGCAAGATGAATATGGCGGAGGATGTGGACTTTGAGAAACTCGCAAAGATGACAAATGACCTCAGTGGTGCAGACATAAAAGTGATCACAAAGGAAGCCGGAATGTTCGTCCTCAGAAGACGTGGAGACAGCATCACAATGCAGGATCTGCTTGACGCATACGAGAAAGTAGTTTCCGAAGAAGAAGAACAGAGCTCCCCATACAGTATGTTTGCATAA
- a CDS encoding tyrosine-type recombinase/integrase, whose amino-acid sequence MQRSVLEEFADDCRCRDFSNTTIQTYRCNIRYFLDFQKCDHNQLFDDFEIRTDYDKLKLFLKHLKKRNLTASTINGYFSAISTFYDFLYEFEKTEKNEIPAFRRRYLKQKKKFNYYKRRQLIDKSTMKELVDEPLITEPFMQIKNYIRTVPERDRAIAIMFAKSGIRKEECRMMERSDLNVDDGEIFVKPEFAKRTQCIGFIDEEAIDILQDYLVWRKSVVKPGNNRLFVTHKGSMLRKDDLYYITTFYASKIGIHNPLGEMQDKFTPHCYRHWFTTNLRRSGMSREMRMWLRGDAPQGADDWYDHVEPWEVRPHYLRHIPKLWK is encoded by the coding sequence ATGCAGAGAAGTGTGTTAGAAGAATTTGCGGATGATTGCAGATGTCGTGATTTTTCTAATACTACTATTCAGACATATCGTTGCAATATAAGATATTTTCTGGATTTTCAAAAATGCGATCATAATCAGTTATTTGATGATTTTGAAATAAGGACTGATTATGATAAATTGAAGTTGTTCCTGAAGCATTTGAAAAAAAGAAATCTAACGGCTTCGACCATCAACGGTTATTTTTCTGCTATCAGTACGTTCTATGATTTTCTTTATGAGTTTGAAAAGACTGAAAAAAATGAGATTCCTGCTTTTAGAAGAAGATATCTAAAACAAAAAAAGAAGTTCAATTATTACAAAAGACGACAGTTGATTGATAAATCAACTATGAAAGAACTTGTCGACGAACCGTTGATAACTGAACCTTTTATGCAGATAAAGAATTACATTAGAACAGTTCCGGAGAGAGATAGAGCTATTGCTATCATGTTTGCGAAATCAGGCATCCGGAAAGAAGAATGCAGGATGATGGAAAGAAGCGATTTAAATGTTGATGATGGTGAGATTTTTGTTAAGCCCGAATTTGCTAAGAGAACACAGTGTATAGGGTTTATTGATGAGGAAGCTATTGATATTTTGCAGGATTATCTTGTGTGGAGAAAGTCGGTTGTTAAGCCTGGAAACAATAGACTTTTTGTTACTCATAAAGGAAGTATGCTAAGAAAAGATGATCTTTACTACATTACGACTTTTTACGCTTCTAAAATCGGCATACATAACCCACTTGGTGAGATGCAGGATAAATTTACACCACATTGTTATAGGCATTGGTTCACGACTAATCTGAGAAGGTCGGGTATGTCTAGAGAGATGAGGATGTGGTTAAGGGGAGATGCTCCCCAGGGTGCAGATGATTGGTATGACCATGTTGAACCGTGGGAAGTTAGACCGCATTATTTGAGACATATTCCTAAGTTGTGGAAATAA
- the tnpA gene encoding IS200/IS605 family transposase, whose amino-acid sequence MSGYNLDKSRHAVFTLHYHLIFVIKYRRKALYNEKIRERLKQIIYELSEQWANDKNSELAIEIIAQEPGDDHHHILFKGTPQTNLVKVINTLKGVTARKLRQEFPETKKWLWGDAFWTPSYFIATTGQVSLDVLIKYVESQPDKIEKNVEDSA is encoded by the coding sequence ATGTCAGGCTATAATCTAGACAAATCACGTCATGCAGTATTCACGCTGCACTATCATCTAATTTTTGTAATCAAATACAGACGCAAAGCCCTGTATAATGAGAAAATTAGAGAGCGGCTAAAACAGATAATATACGAACTTTCAGAGCAGTGGGCTAATGACAAAAACTCTGAATTGGCTATTGAAATTATTGCACAGGAGCCGGGAGACGACCACCACCACATTCTGTTCAAGGGCACGCCTCAAACAAATTTAGTGAAAGTGATTAATACTCTCAAGGGCGTTACTGCTCGAAAACTCAGACAGGAATTTCCAGAAACAAAAAAATGGCTCTGGGGTGATGCCTTTTGGACTCCTTCATATTTCATAGCAACCACAGGGCAGGTATCATTAGATGTGCTAATCAAATATGTTGAGAGTCAGCCGGACAAAATAGAGAAAAACGTTGAGGACTCAGCGTAA
- a CDS encoding zincin-like metallopeptidase domain-containing protein, translating to MANKVYTIVTEKILEKLKEGTIPWQKPWNAEPAINYVSRKEYRGINQLLLNRSGEYITWNQIQKLNGKVKKGSKSELVVFFKMLEKENKEGEKDKIPMLRYYRVFHISDIEGIPSISDAQKEEKKTISTCEDIVNNYTEVEIRHNNDDRAFYTPVADVINVPRLSVFISSVEYYSTLFHEMIHSTGHKSRLNRFSGEDQFNFGSHEYSKEELVAEIGSAMLCTIAGIEKHTLDNSAAYIDSWIRALENDHTLIVTAANKAQKASDYILGNIEEEVLN from the coding sequence ATGGCAAATAAAGTATACACAATTGTAACAGAAAAGATTCTCGAAAAACTTAAGGAAGGAACTATACCATGGCAAAAGCCTTGGAATGCTGAACCTGCTATTAACTATGTATCAAGAAAAGAATACAGGGGAATTAATCAGCTACTACTCAATAGATCAGGGGAGTATATCACATGGAATCAGATCCAAAAACTAAACGGAAAAGTTAAGAAAGGATCCAAATCGGAATTAGTGGTTTTCTTTAAAATGCTGGAAAAGGAAAACAAAGAAGGAGAAAAAGACAAAATCCCTATGCTGAGGTATTACAGAGTATTTCACATCTCAGACATTGAAGGAATACCTAGCATATCAGATGCACAGAAGGAAGAAAAGAAAACTATCAGCACATGCGAAGACATTGTTAACAATTATACAGAAGTTGAAATCAGACACAACAATGATGACAGGGCTTTTTATACACCCGTGGCCGATGTTATCAACGTACCAAGATTAAGCGTATTTATCTCTTCAGTTGAGTATTACAGTACTCTTTTCCATGAAATGATACACAGCACAGGCCACAAATCAAGACTAAACAGATTTTCAGGTGAAGATCAGTTTAATTTTGGTAGTCATGAATACTCAAAGGAAGAACTTGTTGCAGAAATAGGAAGCGCAATGCTGTGTACTATCGCAGGCATAGAAAAACACACATTAGACAATAGCGCAGCTTATATTGATAGTTGGATAAGAGCACTAGAAAACGATCATACTTTGATAGTTACAGCAGCAAACAAGGCACAGAAAGCTTCAGATTATATACTCGGAAATATTGAAGAAGAGGTGTTAAATTGA